The Penaeus vannamei isolate JL-2024 chromosome 4, ASM4276789v1, whole genome shotgun sequence genome segment CTTAAGGAACAGAAATGAAATATTTATTGATCTCGAGTCTTTGTAAATACTAGATATTAAACAAGCATTCTTCATCTTTAATAGTTTTATATGCAATACATGTTTTCAATTTAGGAAACTGCAACGTATTCCTTCTTGGCTTAATTATGTTGAAAAATCTAATCATCGAGGAAAATGTACCTATGAGAACTGACTGAAATATTCTAAATATCTTTGTTATGGAAAAGGAACGTTTGTTTCAAGCGAGTTTTTTCCTTCTTGATCTTGTGTTACGAGAGACCTATACTAGGCTGTTTATATTGATGAAAAATTAACTTCTCCAGCACGATTCTATAAATTAATTACATAATTTTATATGCCAAATACCTATGCCATACTTTAACTTATTTGCCCCACCCCAAAGGCCTCCTCTGGCCCTCTACGCCATCCTACATACCGACCAACCCCTTCCTTGCATAAAACATAGCGCCtcggatatttatttatttaagattgTACATCTTGAGTATTAAACTAGCATacttcattttatgtatatataagtatatgtttgtatgtagatatatttatatatctacataaacacacacatatgagagcgtgtgtccatacatatatacacaaaaacacaaacacatatacatgtgtgcgtgtatgtagggtTTTAGAAATATAATGGAAATGAAGATGTTACATGTTCTAGTGTGTCAGGAGCGACTGCCTACAACacagtcttgatttttttttatttatttattttttaatgaaaaataagGAGTGCGTTTTAAGCGaccgtctttgtttttcttaaattttcttttttgtgccgCGGATTATCTGCACTAAGTGTGTTACTATATTCATTGATGGAGCATGATTTACTTATTCGAAAATGGGGGTTAGTTTCCttctatatcatctttatcagaaaCGATATAGCAAAGACATCTTGGCAACGAGACATCATGAGCCAAAGAGCTCATTGTGCTACAGGTTTCTGTTCCCTCAATGTCTGCATGCAGGTAATGCATGCTAAGAATTTCGATGTCGGGAACTAATACTGAAAGAGAATTTTCGTTCGATCTTTCCgtaatgtatgtgtaatatatacgtgcacacacatatatttacttatgtatttgaatatatatatatatatatatatatatatatatatatatatatatatatatatatatatatatatatataatacatacatacatagacacaaacatatatatgcgaattaatgtatacatatgtatgtctatatgtatatatataaatatgtatatatatatatataattatatatacatatactcacatcgacacatacatatatatatgcacttatatattcacacacacacacacacacacacacacgctctcatgTGGAAGTTATATTATGAATTAATTTTCCATTGCATTACGACACTGATTTTCACAGCTTGATACGGATGCCATAATATCATTCTTTATCAGTTACTGAAAAAGAGGCAAAGatcatgaatattttttaaaTCAACTTTCACACAGCCCTATATAATTAATGTGAACATCTGCATTCCGGTAACATCACCGAAGGGGAAACTCGCTCACCGAATCAAGGTCATCTTGCTGGGATGATATTTCCTGACGTCACGACCTGGGCGGGGTTTTTCTCGGACACTTGTATAAAGGAAAGGGCTCTGTGTGTCTTCGTCAGTCTCAGTCTCCGCAGTCTCTAACACAATGGCATTCAAGGCAAGTAAATCTTTCATTCCAAAAGTGTAATTGGTTAAGGTTTTCTGCTTTCCTTCCATAAAATATCgatcatataaatatttctaaCCATTCAAATGTACTTCAGGTATTAGCACTGGCCACCCTAGTGGTAGCCACCGTCGCCCGTCCTGATAGCCCTCCTAGTTATGGCTACTCTGCCCCCACACCCTCTTATGCACCAcccgccaagtacgacttcaactacgccgtcaacgacccaGCATCgggcaacgacttcggacaccaggaagcccgtgatggcgaccacacacagggatcctactacgtccttcttcccgacggtcgtctgcagaaggtgacCTACAATGTGAACGGAGACTCCGGTTACGTGGCTGATGTGACCTACGAGGGAGAGGCTCAGTACCCCACCCCAAAGGCCTCCTATGGTCCTCCTCAACCATCCTACAAGCCACCAACTCCATCCTATGCTTAAGATATAGCGCCTCGGATATTTATTGAACTCGTGTCtttgtagatattatatattaaaccTGCATACTTAATCTTACGTAGTTTTATGTCATCTGAGTGAATCATGCTTTTCTTCATCTCAGTGATGATATAATCCCTTTTCATTACGTACTATAATTGCACAAACCTACATGCACATTAATACATTCTGGCTCTGAATATGTTTGATCATatagcttattattattagtttatctaCTTTATTATCCGTGATGCACACAGTcccacgcatatatgtgtgtatctatgtgtattaaGTTTTAGAAATTTAATGCTACAGGTGATTTGATGGATTTGTGGAATGTTCTGGACAGCCTGACTAGCACTGTTCTCTGTCAATCTGAAATGGTCGGGTCATTTACACTAGCAAAGTTcatacggaaaaagtgctattgtCATATGACTTTGACAGCGTGGATTGGTATAAGGTATTAGGgcattatttacctatttatatgtatatacatataaacacacagtatttatatatgcacatacagtagacagttagagagagagagggagggaggaagagagaaaaaatgagagatgaCTGACTGAAATAGTCTTCaaattcttattatatatatatatgaaaatatatttatacatatacatatacacaaacatagactctctcacacacacatacacacacacacatttatgtgtataaatgtgtatatatttgtgtgtgagagagagatctCAGAGAgagtctatgtttatgtatatgcatatgtataaaaatattttcatatatatatatatacatatactgtatgtgcatacatagatatagtttatatatatatgcatatatatatatatatatatatatatatatatatatatatatatatatatatatacatatatatatatgtgtgtgtgtgtgtgtgtgtgtgtgtgtgtgtgcactacacacacacacacatatacataaaatgcatttatatctatacctctgtctgtctgcctatccctctctctctctcgctctctctttctttttctctctcgctctctttttttcgctcctgctctctttctttttctctctcgctctctctctctatgtatatgtgtgtgtgtgtgtgtgtgtgtgtgtgtgtgtgcatgcatgtccaTCCgtgtgtttcaatatatataaatgtatatatgtgtacatatagaatatatacaaatatctatatatctttatattcacaAATAACATTATATGACTAAACTTCCCTATACAATAAATTTAATACCTCTTTCTAAGTAAAACCATTAAAGTATTGATTTCCAATTCTTTCTTGATCGATAAATTTGAGTCTGATACCATTATCAGTATGGCGAAGttcatagtacacacacacacacacacacacacacacacacacacacacacacacacacacacacacacacatatatatatatatatatatatatatatatatatatatatatatacatatttctttttttacataagaatatatatatatatatatatatatatatatatatatatatatatatatatatatatgtacatatttatgtacacacacacacacatacatacacacatatatatatatatacatatatgaatacacacacacacacacacacacacacacacacacacacacacacatatatatatacatctatatataaaaattgtatatatgtgtgtgtatatataaatatacacacacacacacacacacacacacacacacacacacacacacacacacacacacacacatatatatatatatatatatatatatatatatatatatttataaacacatactcatacacatgcatagacacacatacatacatagacatacatatacacatatatacatatacattcacttacatacatgtgtatatatatatatatatatatatatatatatatatatatatatatatatatatatatatatatatatataagcatatgggAACTATAGTATGTCTTAGCAGATTTTTACACCCTGACACGGACGCCACAAAAGTCATTTGTAACTGTTATTAGAAAAAGTACATAACTTTTGAACATCTTAAAAGTCAACTTTCACACAGACCTGCATAAATAAAGTGAACATCTGCATTCCGGTAACATCACCGAAGGGGAAACTCGCTCACTGAATCAAGGTCATCTTGCTGGGATGATATTTCTTGACGTCACGACCTGGGCGGGGTTTTTCTCGGACACTTGTATAAAGGAAAGGGCTCTCTGTGTCTTCGTCAGTCTCAGTCTCCACAGTCTCTAACACAATGGCATTCAAGGCAAGTAAATCTTTCATTCGAAAGGTGCAGTTGGTAAAGATTTTCTGTTGTCCACCCATAAAA includes the following:
- the LOC113817972 gene encoding pro-resilin-like gives rise to the protein INISNHSNVLQVLALATLVVATVARPDSPPSYGYSAPTPSYAPPAKYDFNYAVNDPASGNDFGHQEARDGDHTQGSYYVLLPDGRLQKVTYNVNGDSGYVADVTYEGEAQYPTPKASYGPPQPSYKPPTPSYA